Within Aspergillus oryzae RIB40 DNA, chromosome 2, the genomic segment aggtcatcgtacgaatagaatggatctcttttaaaaaatcactcttatcgtccatctcagcacctctttgagcgagctcattgtttctcttgcgataaaagtgcttatagacttgaaaaggttgtccatcaagaggctgtacaagatgtgttgtatgaggaggaaagcaatatggtataatatagtgtagtccacagaattgaagaaattcataggtaagatgggactcgtggccatcgaaaaatagtaatcgaacctctttttttgtagagatacggtgttttgtatgacggtggaagtgctgaatccagtcaaaactaatcttatctgtagtatagccttttggagatagagatattcgatattcctctggaatatctgcatcgtaccaccgctcaagatgatatgttcctttgaatataaagtatggaggaagagtaaaaccgtccgctgcaatacactctattgcagagatcagttcccctacttctttagagggatttcctcttgcagctcgtagaggcatagtagttacaactttttgagtctttccctgtctaagttgaaagccagtttcatcgaaattgtatatatttttgggaggtatattcttgataaaggcctctaagcagtcgtaccagtgttggagaacacctatatcttctgcatcaagacgcttcttatctttcggcttctgctgaatgagcttaaactcctcaggaagacgtttaataaagcgataaacccagttcttgtcaactgtacgagattgcccgtcggttatattccgctgcagtatttggttggcactctgctcaatcattccggccgtaggtggactatatagattatcaagctgacgaatccaacgaattagtgccttttcttgtgaatcatcaagtgtcttggttgagataggacgtgaggaaagatttgctcggccatgaatacgcgcccggagtcgttggtaaggaacattaaattgacgcgctagcgcagagatattgggctttttttggccttgggcgattgtacaggcctgtacgatccgtatctcgatatcagaataagaatcaggcatggtggtggtatataggagcctgaatagcttcaaatttatcgtttaggtgggaattatcgtttgggtgaggcagaccaacacgccgaagtgcgtggtgggtctgctgacctaagagacggctaaCCATGATAGGCTCGAGAGTTTGCTTTGTTTGcattgcggagaagaaaaaattcaAATGTAAGCAGAACAAGAAATATTATTTTGCACAGGAAATTACAATCACAATTTGATTCTAATTAAAAATCTTTGTATCTTTATACCTGTAATATACATAATCATAACCCAATCAAAATCTAGATATTAAGGGCGTGGTAAGGGAGTACAAGAAACACCGAGAAGACTTTACAGCTTCCCCTTGAACAAGTTGGCGATCATCTCCCGGCCCGTGATTCTAGAAGTTGCCCACAGGGTAGGGAAATCTAAAGTGCTGGAGAAAGTATCGGCATATCCAAAGAAGAGCATGGGAGGGATCCAGCCACGGGCATATTCCAGCGCGAAACAGGACGCATCCATCTTGTATTGCTTCACCTCACCACGCTTGAGGTGGTGCACGCTGCCCTGAGGGTAGACCTCGGGTTCGTAGGATCCAGGGACATAGGCAAGCTGGGTACCCtgaaggatgttgaagtaATCATCCGCAGTGTGACGGCCAGTGTGGCCTTCGGTGCCGATTGCGGTTCCTGAATTTCGATGTGGTTAGCAAGAGGGGCATTGTATGGGCGCGCCGTTGGAAATGGGCCTGAATAAAGTGGACAtgtggagagggaagagtTCGAGAGCCGCACCAAAAATAATCAAGTACTCTGTAATACCTGGTTGAATGTTAGCATTTTGTAGGATTCGGAGGACGGAAAAAGGAGATAGATTCCGCTTACTAGCATGAATAATATACATGGCACCCATGGCACCACCGGCGTTGTTGAACAcccattcctcttccttgttcAGGTGGCTTCCGGGGACCTTCTCATCTAGCTCCGAGACAATGTAATTTACAACGGCGCGAGTATCGTTTCCGTGGGCAGCAATTGCACGCTGAGAGAGGTCATGCAACTGGCCAGGTTCGAAGATGTAAAACTGCTCGAGACGCGCGTTGAGGTAGTTGTACAGGCCGGCCAGAACGGCCAGTAAGGTGGCCAAGAGGGTGAGGGTACGCATGACGAACGAATTGGATCAAACGGGGTTTCAGAAGGATTGGTTAGGCGAcaggagatggaaggaaTGTAAATTGAATCGGAGAAGTCAGATGGATCAggaacaacaataacaaacGTCGGTAGCCGCGGAGTGCGGTACCGAAAGGGTTTAGCGCGACCCCAACTGGGCGTTTTAGCCTTGTGGGGATTTTTTACTGGAAAGGCTCCATTCACTTCTTCTACTCTATTTCTTGCAAAGCTACTCCAGAATATCCCCTGACCATCCATGACTACCGGTATCACATTTCACGAATGCCGACTGAGCAAGGTCAATCTCGGGATGCCTCTCTGTTGGTCAGATCTTATATTAGGCTATATCTGGCCTATCGTTCCATATCACTTTCAAGACGGAGCTGTCTCCGTCCGGTTGGCATGTAGATCGTCATTGTGCAGTCTTTTTCATTAAATCATGACAAAATGTCATTCAACTTAACCTGTCTCTCCGATGTTCACCCGTATGGTGGCTCACCGGATAATTAATTTCCTTTACGATAATTGATGGAGTTGACTGTCTCAGGATGAAGAACTTTTAGCTCTATGGCTCCACGCTTCAGCGGGTCCGCCGGATACTTCAAACACCGGCGCATCGCATTCAACGCTTGATTTAGGCCACCATTCAGCGCTCGTTCCCTCCGGCACGGGGCTGAATCCTCTAATCCCAATGTGCCGAATTAACCGGAGATTAAACCACGGTTCAGTGTGTTTCTAGCTGAGGGCATATCCGACTGTGAGAGCCAAGGTGCCACCAAAGGAGCAGGTATATATACCGGCTTCTAGCTCCGGATAGTCAGCGAAAGGAGTCTATCCAACAACGAGTTGATAACCTAGACACTAAGTTTTAGCCATCTTTAATATACATAAAATGAAGTTCCTCACTCCTCTCGTTCTCAGCTCTCTCGCCTCGGCTGCCGCTCTCAACCGCCGGGCGGATATGTGTGGCCAATGGGACACCACCACTACCGACAAGTTCACCTTGTATAACAACCTCTGGGGTGAGGGCAATGCGGACAGTGGTAGCCAATGCACCGGCCTCGATTCGGATGACGGAAACACCATTGCCTGGCACACCAGCTGGACCTGGACCGGTGGAGCCGGCCAGGTCAAGAGCTTTGCTAATGTTGCCTACAACTTCGAGGCCACTCAGCTGAGCCAGTTGAGCAGCATCCCCAGTACATGGAAGTGGGAGTATGTCGTCATATCAACTAAATGTGTTTAGTCGGGTACTAACTTTCCTTAGGAACACTGGCTCCGACATTGTTGCTGACGTCGCATATGACCTCTTCACCTCGTCCAGcgcagatggagatgaggagtACGAGATCATGATCTGGTTGGCAGCCTTGGGCGGTGCTGGTCCTATCTCGTCGACCGGATCTGCGATTGCTACCCCCACCGTGGGCGGACAGAGCTGGTCCTTGTACAGTGGTCCCAACGGCCAGATGACAGTATTCAGCTTCGTCGCCTCATCCACGACCGAGGACTTCTCGGCTGACCTGAACGATTTCCTCAAGTACCTGCAGGAGGAACAGGGCATGCCTTCCAGCCAATACCTGACCCATGTGCAGGCGGGTACTGAGCCCTTCAGCGGAAGCAACGTCAAGTTCACCACCTCTTCCTACTCTGTGTCTGTTGCCTAATCGCCATCCTGTCAGCCGGTTTGGCGACGGGTTTGTAAATAGTTTGGGGCGATGTTAGGCGCCGTGTTTCAGGGACCGTCAGGGATAGCGGGATAAATGGAGGGGGAAAGGTTCGGGATATACATACCTCAGGAAGGAGACTGAATCATTCCATGTTTTAGCGAGAGGGGTTACAGACTATCTGTTGCCAGGTTTATTGTGAATATTCgtgattgtcttcttctACCTGCTCACTCCAGTGGAGCTGAGGCGGCTAGCTTGTTGAGTAGTATATAAGTTTTATTTAGAAATCAAACTCGAAAACGTCTAAATATAACTGCCCAGCGTTTAATGAGACAATCGGATGGGACGAAGCGTTAGAAGTGGTGCCGTATAAATTTAGAAAGGCAACTAACTCGTACTAGTATACCCAGGTAAGGTACGGAGTGGTATCATGATCTATCTTAAGATCTTAAGTCGAGGGATTGCAGCGTCTGCACCTCCCGGCGCTTAACCGCCGCAGgaaccaaacccaaccaaaccaaccaaaTCGCCCAACCTCAGGCTACAAACCTCCACTTCAGCAGTAAACTTGTGACCAACAGTACATCTGCCAGGCatcaatcaccaccaccccagGACAGGATCGTCACTagtctctccttctccggCATAGGGAGCATGACAAAACTCCTCGGGTGTCAATTGTCAGGAATCGTACCCTATCCTGTCATACATACCATCGCATGATTCTTGACAGGATGCGCGCCATAGGATCGTGTCAAATCCCGCCACGATGTAGGGGAAAAAGACGCGACCGCCGAAATAGGCCTTCGTGGCGAGCCATCCACTTGACGAGAAAAAAGGTCCATAACCCTTGATTGAATCCTATCTCGTGTTCGGAGATCTGATTGACGGAGAGCTTATTGCCAATCATCCACCTCCCTGGGGTCGCGCGCCAAATGAGATCATGGGGGAGTGGATGGCCGGTATGCACGATGCGCGTCCAACCACCGTCCTTGCATACTGCATTGCCAGCCTTCACCTCTGAACCACTGAACCGCTGAACTAACTATCCACTAGCAGGGGATGTCTTGCCCTCACTCTGAGTTTCTGATAGATACTTATATTCAGTCACTCACTCGCTGCCTTTGTTCAGCATGGCATTCACACACTTCAGgctgtctctctctcttctctttttatatatCGATCGGTCGGTCTCTTCATAGGTCTTTCCTTATCGTATTCTCTCTATTAATTGATCGATTTGATTATCACTGAATTAATTTTTTTCCCCGTCCAATATTGTCTTACCGTGCATCACTGCCGCCGCTCCATACTTCGGAAGGTGATCCATCAGGTTGACACGACAACCTCTACATTCCTCTTACTCCTGCTGGCAGGAATTTTCGCGACTCTACCAAATATATTTAGTTTTACATTCCTTAGATTTTGTCTACAAGGCAAACATTGCCTCTTTTTATCCGTTGCTCTCGCTCTGTTCTGttcccctctttccctcGACTAAATGCACACCATGACCTACCCTCCGTTctataccaccaccacaatgGAACAAGTCAGCCAACCTGATCAAATGAACCACTTCCAACATCTCAATCGAATTGCTCTCCATGAGTTTGTTCGACTGCCAGTCTCTCGTGAGATGGTGGCGCATTTGGCGATGCAAGCATCGCAGGTCATCCGCTGCGAGCCTCATGTGACCACGGCCTGCGCTCATGGCCAACCAACACCTCCTAGTACACCTCCATTGGATGCAGTTGATTCTCAACTACCGCCTTTGCCTTCAGTCGAAATGTTTATCG encodes:
- the erg2 gene encoding C-8 sterol isomerase ERG2 (sigma receptor and C-8 sterol isomerase), whose amino-acid sequence is MRTLTLLATLLAVLAGLYNYLNARLEQFYIFEPGQLHDLSQRAIAAHGNDTRAVVNYIVSELDEKVPGSHLNKEEEWVFNNAGGAMGAMYIIHASITEYLIIFGTAIGTEGHTGRHTADDYFNILQGTQLAYVPGSYEPEVYPQGSVHHLKRGEVKQYKMDASCFALEYARGWIPPMLFFGYADTFSSTLDFPTLWATSRITGREMIANLFKGKL
- the xgeA gene encoding putative endoglucanase (predicted protein); translated protein: MKFLTPLVLSSLASAAALNRRADMCGQWDTTTTDKFTLYNNLWGEGNADSGSQCTGLDSDDGNTIAWHTSWTWTGGAGQVKSFANVAYNFEATQLSQLSSIPSTWKWENTGSDIVADVAYDLFTSSSADGDEEYEIMIWLAALGGAGPISSTGSAIATPTVGGQSWSLYSGPNGQMTVFSFVASSTTEDFSADLNDFLKYLQEEQGMPSSQYLTHVQAGTEPFSGSNVKFTTSSYSVSVA